In Synchiropus splendidus isolate RoL2022-P1 chromosome 15, RoL_Sspl_1.0, whole genome shotgun sequence, the genomic stretch AGCCACCCTGCTGAGGCTAtatgctgtgtttaaaaaaatactggcTGACTTGATGGTCTTGGGAAGAAAGATGctgtttttggaaaaaaaaaaaaaaaaaaaagcgctgtGATGGTCAACTTTGTGTCCTGAATAATACGTCTCATCCTATCTGTGAATTTCTTATGAATTCCCATCTTTGTTAAAATCAAAGCTGTGCTACTTCCGTTGATGTCTTTTGCTGATGGATGTTTTGAAGTTCAGTTATGTCTTAAAAATGAGACAAAGCACCAGCTGGCAAGGTTCTACGAAACAGTCATTTAAATCTCTTTCTTGTTTTGGTCACTATCGTCAGACATTCCTTCAGCAGTCAGAATTTTAAGATTCAATTAATGATTTTGTGTTAATCTGATACAAATACAATGTATAGTCATCTTTTTTACTGAACAAAAACTGATGATTTCTCCAGCATGACTTGTCTCATGAAAATGatgaacacattttattttgagttttaatTTCGTGAGTGCACCGTGCCAAAAAAATGCTGAGGATAAAGATAAAGCTGGATCTTCAGCACAATGTTTCAATGAAGGATGGCAAATAAGAAATGATtagaaacagaataaaaaacatttttattgactttgaTACAGCCAACTAAATGACaagattaaacaaaaaaaaaagcatcagtgCATGTTAAACAGTGTTGTTAGTGGCATCACATTAACATCAGCGTGATCCTGCTGTATTAGAAGTTTAAGAATAATCCCAGCCATATGGTGAACCTGATCACAAGTCACAAAACACCAATCCCTTTATCACATTTAACAAATGCAACAGCAAAAATTGTAACCTTTATAACGTGCCGAACATGCAACATTAAAACTATCAACAAAAATGTTATGATTGTTAACAAACCTCAAAAAAAGGTTAAATGAATTGGCACAGTCTTCACATAAAAAGTGAATTATTAATGATGAACATCGGTTCTTCACAGGCAGTGACACAATATTAGCAACTAAACAGATTTAATCTATTCTCCAATGACTCAGTGTTTCTCTATTTAAAATAATCGACCCGTTAGCAAGGGATTGCTCAAAAACTAATGACAAACATAGATTCTTTTGTGACTTTGCTGTGGTTTGGCACGGTTTGTAGCATGTCAACAGCATTTTGTAGTGTTACAAACGCACTagtaacttaaaaaaaaggcttGCTGGTTAAGAGTGTTGCTGTCATTTTGGCAGGAAACATACAAGAATTAACAGTGCACAGACTTCAAGGTTGGACACTGAACATAAAATCCTTCATTTAGACTACTTGCCATGTTCCCTATCATGGAATTAAAGTTTAATCATAAAGGCTATTATAGTGTTATAAGAGTGAGGAGTTTGAGTTTAACAACGTCTTCTTGGCTGTCACTGAGTCAGAACTGGGATATCAATTTCTATGGCAGACATTCGTGAGCGAGTTGAGTAGCGATGTCCCACATGGCTGGACGCATACCCCTGCGAGGGAGCGTAACTTTGAGAGGGCGCGTAGCTCTGTGAGGGCGCGTAGCTTTGCGAGTGTGTGTAGGTCTGTGAGGGTGCGTAGCTTTGAGAGGGAGCATAGCCATAGGCCTGGGTCCCCCCAACTTCAGACCCATACCCATCAGGAGCAGAGATCTGAGAGATGTAGACCTGTTGTGGCGCAGCGACAGCCACACTTTGGGCATGCCCCTGTGAAGACACATACTGCTGGGCATCAATCACGGTGGGAGGATAGGTCTGTGGTGGGAAGGCCTGTGGACCATAAACTGGAGAAGGAGGGAAGCCATTGGCAGTAAGAGGTTGTGTGGAGAGCGAGTTTGACATGGAGGGTAACGGCAACCAGAACGGGGAAGGCAGTTTCTTACACATACAGTACCACATGAACATCAGCAGGGCCGCTAACATCAGTCCACCCGAGCACCCTATTGACACGTACACTGCAAAGCCGTCAGAGAAAAGGTTGTCGTATCTGATGTTCAACTCCTTGGTGCGGTACAGGAACCACACAGAGGGCGCCATGGGAATAGCTCCACCCAGAAACAAGAACATCCcagccaccaggtggcagcCGGCACTGTTTACTAAAAACCTGGTGGTTTTAATGTCTGGTTCCGGtttgtcagagcagcagcaagttTTACACATGCCTGCCATGGATAGAAGCAGCGCCAGGGTACCAAATATCATTCCACTGGGCAGGCAAAACTGCAGCAGCCTGAGATCGAGCTGGTCAACCTTGGAGTACcactgaaagagaaacaaatggTTTATATGTAACAGTAAATCTTAGAACATTCGATGGCAAAATGCTTAGTATTACCTCTGAATCGTAAAAGTAACACCCGGAATATCCGTCTTGCTTGACACATTTGGCCCACAATCCATCATACACACTAACATTTTTGGCATTTCGGTTGAAAGTGATCAGCCGTGTTACGCGCCACTGTGGAATCACTGCTGCTACAGCGAGGCCTCCCACACACAGCAAGGCAATGATGAAGGAAAAGGCGTTGGTGGCGTGAATGTCCCGACACGACATTGTAGTTAAGGCTCCTGGtatgaaagaaacaagacacaaAAATAGTTAACCATTTCACACAACATGCTCCAATTCCCAATATAGAAACTGTGCCACAGACAGACCTCACTTTGACTGACCTCCATGTATTTCAATTCACTACAGTGCACTTGACCCAATAACTGCTGCAGTCTCAGTGAGACAATGCTGTTGTTTCATTAACAAAGTGGCAAGGACTGTGGACGCCTAAGCTGAATGAAATAGATGAAGGCCTCGAACAATACGCAATTGAAATAGACTGAGTGGCAGTAAGTGACAGCGACTGAGCATGTCTGATAAACAATAACCATTGACTATACAGATATTTTGAACTCCGCAGGCAGTTTGGCTGATATTCTTTAAAGCTGCTGCCAATCCAGTAGAATCAGTTGGGAATTATTCTTGTCTTTAATATATTTAGATTCTATAAATACTGATCCCAGAGGTTGCAGAGCGTGAACTTCATCTTGATCAGACCGTCGTCATATTTCATGCCGAGGCCTGACATTAATAACACGACATTGATCGAACACttcagagaaacaaaaaatataacacGCGTACTGCAACCTTAAATCTATCACTATGGATCGGTATTCTCTTTAAACGCGAGATAGTATCCTTAAAATCTCCTGAATATTGCTAATATATATTAAACCGGAATAATATCGTAAGAACGAACGAAGTGAATCGTACAGCTTTTGCTAAATGCGAGTGGCGTCATAGAGCAGGGAAGTCACATTCAATGAAAAATACAGAACCACTATGTATTTCTGTTTAATACCCTTTAGTATTGTGAGTTTTAAAAACTATTTGTAGCCGGTTGCTAAGTTAGCATTACTGCAACCTGTTGATAGTCGACGAGCACGATTGAAAAGACTCTCAAACAAAGCGTCAAACACCCGGGAACACGGTGGAATTACCTTGTTAGGATGGTGAATCAAGATTATGAAGATGTTCTCCACATTTTATCCAATTCTTCTTCACACACCAGCTGTGAAAATGACACAGTTGCGTCGTTGACTGACTGTAAACAGGCGGCGAGGCAGGATGTTGCTAgtatgtggtgtgtgtgttgtgcccACTGCGCTGTCTCGCAGGTACTTGATACGGcacagtcatttttttcttttacattctACCGTCAAAAAGAACGACTGGAATGTTTAAACTATCCTCATGTCTCCTTTATTGGTTGTTGAAGTAATTCATGGTTTGTTTGCATTGTTGTGGAGAGCTAAAAAAGCTTACAACGTTGTCGATTTGTTGCAAATATTTCTTTAATATCATCATATAAGTTATTGTGCATTTTAAATAGTagtttaaataatttattctaatcatattttcatcatttccattaaaaataaatcatacaaTACAGTACAGTGTGTCAGTACAGttttaaacatgaaacaatgttactatttacagtaaataataCGAGTTTTTGTCTTCAGGGCAATGTTCACATGATATATAAATCTGGAGGACAAGAGGGGCTCCATGATCTTTTAGGTAAGTGGAATACAACAGGCCCACTGTACAGTACATCAAGGTTGTGCTAGCCACAATAGattttgtcttcatttgttatttatttgacaaacaATGCTGCACTAATACATTCCAGGGGATCTGCCAGAACCACCCTTTCCCAGCCCTCCATTTCCTGGATCAAAAGTTGTTCACAAAAGGAGAAAGAGACAGGTACGCCCACGCTGTGTCATCATTATGAGCAGGTGCATGCAAAATTGTTGCTGCTGACCTCATGACAATGTACAGGTATGTCAGACTGAGACAGTTATTTATGTTCACCCGTTGTGCTGATTCCACTCTCAACCATGTGTTAAATCAAACGTGAAGACAGAGAAGCATTTCTTTCCTCTACACTATTCTTCATCTTCTGCTGGTCATAAAATATTTACCTGAGACAGGGCTGCTTTCGATCTCAGTCTGTCTCTTGTTATTCCtgactctaagctgtctgtattcTAGCCCTCAGGCCTTCGCCAGATCTTGATCCCTGCatgtacatttttcttttggctcTTGTCTTCTTGGGTCAATTTTCTTTTATATCTCTTTTAGATTCCTCATGCATCAAGAGGTGTGGAAAATGAAACCAAATACATTGAGCTGATGGTGATCAATGATCATTTAATGGTAAGTTCAAGACAGTCACTGTTGAGTGACTGCAAATGGAGATGTTCTCTTTAAACGTTTAAGGTCAACAAACTTCACTTTCTTGTTTCTTTACTTAATTCGACTTACAGTGCCTCAGCTCAGTGAAAGAGCCAACATGAAGACATTGCATTAATATAAATTTCTCTGTGCATATAAGGGTAATAAGTAAATAAGTGAGATAAACATTAAGATTGTTTCCTGTTTTACACTAGCTCAGTGTAAAAGTAACTCATCGACATGTGTTCTGCTGCAGACCATCACTCAATATGAAATTATTGTGACTGAATCTGTTTGCCATATTAGTGTAGTATTATATTTTATGCGCCACAATTCACAAATATGTAACGTCAGCAAACagtagaatcactctcacctctgctcactttCCAGTACAAGAAGCATCGTCTTTCTGTTGGACACACAAATAACTATGCGAAGTCAGTGGTCAATATGGCTGACATGGTAAGCATTCTATTGATCTTCTCTGTAACCTCACCACTTGCACTCTGAAACATTAAGTTTGACTTGCTCATCACTTAACTACGTTTAAATTCTGGTCCCGTTTTCATGACCTGTTAAACAAGCTGTTGCATCCTCCTTATTGCGGCGTGATTTATTTGTATCACATTTGTATACACTATGGCTGAAACCTAACCTGTGATGGGGTCATGTCTGTAAGATGATCACCTGCTATAGCTTGAGAAGGTCATGCCTTTCCAATATGATCGTATGGTGCCGATGCAGCTCGATGTACTCATTGATTCGTATGCAATGCTCTGCCACTGTTTCAAGGACGCAAATCTAACCTGACTCTTTTGGTATTTTTCTGATGGGGGAAAATCATTTCATCCTTCTTTGAGTGTCATCAGTAACTTTCTGCTGTTATCGATTAAAGAAAATGGATGTTCATTCCCCAGATTTTCAGGGAACAGCTTAACACCCGTATTGTGctggttgctatggaaaccTGGTCAGCTGACAACAAGTTCAACATCGACGACGACCCCATGGTGACACTGAAGGAGTTCATGAAGTACCGGAAAGATTTCATCAGGCAGCATTTCGATTCAGTGCACCTTTTTTCGTACGTGTCCCGCTTTAAGAGCACCAAGAAACCAAATACTTAAATAAAACTGTTATTTGTCTTTTTATCAGAGGGAATCGTTTCCATAGCCGCTGGGGAGGAGCTTCATACATGGGAGGAGTCTGCTCACTGACTAAAGGAGGTGGAGTGAATGAGGTGGGCCTTCAGCTATTATACTATGTGTTAAAATAGCATCTACAACTTAGACATTTAagaataaatgattaaatattgtGCAACATTGTCCGTTTGATCTCAACAGTATGGGAAAACTGATGAGATGGCAATCACCCTGGCTCAGTCTCTGGGTCAAAACATTGGCGTATTCACAGACAGGAGACGATTCCTGAGCGGTATGCTTCTCAACTTGTAACTCATCTTTGTCCTTCCTTAAATAAACACTCAAATATActcaaaaaaatttttttttttcatctttgttcAGGGGAGTGTCACTGTGAGGACCGTTGGTTAGGCTGCATTATGGATGACATTGGGTAAGTTCAATTGAGATTTTCTGCTTATTGTTCAATTCGTGTTGATTCATGTCAAAAAGTGCGTAGTAACTCGGCACGAAATAGATTTCCTACTCCACTTGAACGCAATGTTGTTGTAGTTTTAGAATCCACCAGTAGGCGTCAACCTtggtcttatttttttttttgatgcggTTTTCTCTCTATAGGTTGAATTTGTGTGCTGCTCTTTGAAATGCGGGATTTGTGTCTTTTTTAAAAGTTGTCTGAACAGTCGAGCGTTCCTGCGTGTCATGTCATTGTCCTTGTGAGTTTAAGTGATGTGTGTTCATTCGTTCCCCTCCCTTAAAATACTTGTGTCCGCGATCCCAAATGGGACAGAAGGTGAGCAGACGCTTGACAGACCGTTGCTTGTGAGGTTCACAACCGGCTGGCTTCCTCGGACGAAGGGTTGTCAGTCATCACAACCTTTCCCATTTCATCCGACGGCTCTGCAGCCTCTGCTTTAATTCCAATGGTTGAACAAATACAGTCAGGGGTCCTTTTTGAAATGCACTGGctgtattttttcacatttttttactgAACACGTGAAGGTCTCCTTATCTCTTATGTTTGGTCACTAGTCGATCAACTCCTATCAAGATTTCTTCTATTAATTTTATTCCCATCCACAAGTGACTCTGTTTCTCTTCTGGATCTTTCATCACGTCCTCTCATTCCAGTGTAACCTATTGATACAGTCTGCAATGCCATTCCCATCTGGGGCAAAAATAGTTCACATTTTTCCATGTCACTGGAGCCACTAACTTCTCGTCCAGATCCTGCTGGATTTAGTTTCCGTTAGAAACGCTCTGAAATCCATCCGAGGTCATTGGAGCCTGGATTTCTAATACAGCCTAAACTGAGTCATTTCAGACACATGTGATCAATGTGCAACCTCAAACCATGTCCATTGACAGACTCTTGTTTTGATGTGTACACCTGCATGTCTGAGTTTATTACATATGTATTACAGGATGTGTTTTTATGTAATTGCCTGGAAGGTCATTACAGAATCCAGCATAGCTTGGCAGTGATATGGCAACACTGGATCAagctttcttttcatttttattattatattgaagGACACATTCTCTTATAATCCAAACTATTAGTCATTTATCCACCAGATATTTAACCCTCAGTACGGTCATCCACAACAACAGTGGATCCGAAGGAGAAGCGTCACCGAAACCATTACATGGATGAAGAGTTTTCTAAAAACAATGCATTCAGGCATATATTGTAGGATTTATATTGTCATCTCCTTGTGACTTGTAGTAAATTTCATCTGTCACATGACTCATTGATATTGCATCCCTTGCTGTGCTGCTCTTCAGTTTGTTAGCATAACATTCAGTATTAATTCGAACATGATGTTATTCATTGGCATCAATAAAGTACATATGCCATGCGATTGCAGTCAGCAGATTATGCAATAGCACATGTATTTCAAATGACCTTTGGCCAAGAGTTTAGGACCGCTTGAGAAAATATCTTCTCAcagtaacaaaaaaaattgaaccCAAGTAATAGAAAAAAAGTAATGGATGAGCTGTTTGGACTTTTATAGTACTTTTGTCACGTCAACATGTCAACCTCCTTAACATCAAACCAATAAAGGCCATGACCTTGGGTCACCACAAAGGTCATCATCTCAATGTAATTCagaaccctttttttttaaataacatcaTAAAAAGGAAATTAAGAACATTTGATGTGTATTATTGGTTAATATACTACAGGAAATAATGCAGAAATAATGTATACTATGAGCTGGTCTTTCCAATCTTTGTCACCCGGTCCTTAACTTTTGGCCGTAGAGTAACCATCTGTAAAGGTTAGTTTCTTCACCTCCATGCCCCGTCACATAAGCGTCTCAGTATTGGTGGCTACATGTTTACAACAGGTGTTTATCTGGATCCGCTCTGAACTGTGAGTACCGAACATGAAAGgtcaaataatgatgttggaaaaAGTAATTCAGCTTATTCTGTGTCGCCAGGGAGAAGCCCAATCTGTCTGTATCTGTCTGTTGATGCCACTGTTGTAACCATAGTAACAACATGACAAACTGGGCTTGTGTTGAATAGCTTCTACCTGCCCAAGAGGTTCTCCGTCTGTAACGTGGAGGAGTATCATAACTTCCTGAAcgctggaggaggagcctgCCTGTTCAACAAGCCTCTCACTGTACGCCgctgaaaacaacacatttggaTCGAAGATATAACTCATCATTTAACATACTCTGTTGTGTTACCTCCAGCTGTTGGACCCTCCGGATTGTGGTAATGGCTTCGTAGAACTCGGAGAAGAGTGTGACTGTGGAAGTCCTGCCGTGAGTGACATCATTTGTCGAGCGAGAAACTTCCATGTTATCTTGACTGATCAGTGGCTCAGCTGTTAATATACATCCTCTGCAGGAGTGTGCCAGAGAGGGAGACAACTGCTGCAAGAAGTGTACGCTGACTCAGGGATCCAAATGCAGTGATGGACTGTGCTGCAACAACTGCCAGGTACACACTTAGCTTAGGGGTTAAAAGTCAATGTCAAACACGGCAAACGCCGAGATAGTCTCAAGTCCAGtccaatgtttgttttcactccatGACACAATGAAAGGAAGAATACTACAAAGTTGTTTGCAAGATCGAGCTGCGTATTCGACTGTTTAGATGGTTGATGTTTGTATCAAATGTTGTACATTAATGTTAAATATGTTTATATGCTGAATAGATCATATTATTTGAATACTTCACGGTTTTTTTCAACTATTGCATTTCTATGATTATAGTGTTTCATATATTATATTTCAGAATTACCTGATGACACGTTttggtattttattattatatgagcttatttttttctcttgaaaaacatgattttttttttccgtcatgGCCCTCTCTACATCTGTATTCCTTCGCTGCTACAGATGGAGTTTGCAGGTGTTGTGTGCCGAGAGGCAGTCAATGACTGTGATATCCCCGAAAACTGCACCGGCATCTCGAGCCAGGTAATAACTTCCATGGACACGTGTAAAATCATGCATCTCCTCTGCACCATCTTCAGTGTTTTATTCCTACCTTCCAGTGTCCACCGAACGTTCACAAAATGGATGGTTATACATGTGAGAAGGACCAGGTGGGAGTCCAAActattttgcatcatttttgttttttaactggTGGGTTTTCCTCAATTTTCCTTTCTCTCTGCAGGGTCGCTGCTTCAATGGCCACTGCAAAACTAAAGACAGGCAGTGCAAGTACTTATGGGGTGAAAGTAAGTGTCTAAGTTTAAATACTTCTTATATCACTATCCATTGCTAATATTGAGATCTTTGCTAATGTGTCTTCAGAGGCAACAGCAGCGGACAAGTTCTGCTATGAGAAGTTGAACATCGAGGGAACAGAGAAGGGAAACTGCGGAAAGGAAGGAGACACTTGGATCCAGTGTAACAAACAGTAAGCTCCTCCTCTGCGACCCAGTGCTGGTGATTTCTTCTCCATTTGGGGTCTTCATTCGCACCTCTCTGTTGCAGGGATGTTCACTGTGGCTACCTGCTGTGCTCCAACATTTCACCGGCGCCTCGCCTCGGAGTCCTCCAGGGAGGGATGACCTCCTTCTCATTGGGCTGGCACAGTGCCTCACTGGATTGCAGGTCAGTGCTTCCTCCTTTCCCGGGATTGAATCTGAAAACCCAGTGCTGTGCTATGAAAAGGTGGCCTGAACTTCAGAGGCTCCATTCAAACATGACTGTTCTCCCTTCAGTGGCGCTCATGTGCTGATCGATGGCGACACTGATTTGGGCTACGTGGAGGACGGCACGGCCTGTGGCACAGACCGGATCTGTTTAGACCACAAATGTCTTCCAGTGGAACAGTTCAACTACAGCACCTGCCCTGGCACCACTAACCAGATCATCTGCTCTGGACATGGGGTATCAATGATCTCAAGTCTGAAGCATTTTGATGACGCCTCCTTCTGTAAGCAGTAATCTGAACCGTTCACACTGCAGGTCTGCAGCAAtgagctccagtgtgtgtgcTACCTTGGCTGGATGGGCGAGGACTGTAACTCAACGTCTCCCCTCGGCTTCCTTGTTGTTGGACCCACTGCTTCAGTGTCTGGTAAAACCCTCGTCACCCAACTCTGGAGTCCGAATTctgtctgcaaacatcatcatacACATCTCATCACTCTTCACAACCATAATACGCcgattattgttttgttttcctgttggaTGCCACTGATTATGAAAAGTATTTTTAGTTTGTCATTTATTGTGTCGCACCCACTCTTTGCTGACAGGCTGATGTCTTTGACGGAGTGACTTGAGGTCAGATTTGAGTTCCTTTTCATTGTAACTGCCTTTCTTGGATGTGTTTTTCCACGTTTCTCACCCCACCCTCCACTCATCTCAGAGAACTGCTGGAGATTGGTAATGCTGACCAACAATAGTTTGAGTCTCCCTTGTGCTCCTGTTACACCTCCCTTGCTAAAGTGCTCCATGCTTGTGACTTCTCACGTGCTTTTGTGGTTTGTGCATCCCTGTTTTCTCCACTGTGGAAGGCTCCCAACTAACACTCAGGTCCTCTTGTTATGCCTCAGGTATCACCAGcaccaacatcatcatcagtgcTATTGTGGGCTCCATCCTTTTCCTGGCCTTAATCTTGGCTGTCACAGCCTGGTGCTACAAGTGAGTGTCTCACTGCGACCTGCTGTATGTGTTCATCTCTCATCTTCAGTCAGTGAGCTAATGTTTCTCTTCACAGGAGCTACAAGCAAAAGTGCTACGTTGAATCTGAAGTTCATCGAAGATTCTGTCGGTTCGTTGTCGTTTTTTATTCACTTGAATTAACAAGTACAAAGTCAGCTCTGATCGAGGAACTAACAAAGTGGCATgttgtgcatttttattttttgaatctACAATGTACAAGGTTAAACAAAATCACAGACTAGTGAAGGATTCTCAGAGATCCTTAACTGTAGCTGCATGAATAAGTTTGGTCGCTTTTGTCACAGTTATTCCAACTAGATATTCAGCATCAATATTAATGCAAAGGAAATACTATTTACTGTATGTACAGTAGACTACAGTACGCACTgtaatattagctgcacccactaagtTTAAGGCggaaaatagatgttgttcatacataagccacactgGTCTGTAAGCTGTCTGCGCCattgaaaggtcagtggtggccctggctgcagcctggagaacaGGGTGGAGCTCAACGTTGATGTAGGCCCACGTCGAGCTCAAGGGTCCTCTTGGTGCcgccggcttaaaaatgcacgaggattaCTTCTAAACTAGTTGGAAAAACGTGGTCCAGTATGGGGACTGACTCTTGAATtcacaatgttctgaacttttgcCTGCGTGAAAATACATGCCTCATCGGTTTGAAGTGACAAGGCTTGATATTTTGGCAACATTGGgatctttagcctgtaaaaattcaTTTATATTAGTGGCAtcattgtataagccacaggatTTAGACCGTGAGAAAatgtagcagcttatagtctggaaattacagtatttATTTAACACTGCATTTACCATTATTGAACATTTGCTTGTAGGCAGTGACCCTATTTTTGGTGGTCAATTCAGCCCCACTGACTGATCAGGGATCATGAGAAGTTCCTTATCAAGAGTGGAGATGCAGTAGTGCATGTGTGAAACCAAAGGCCCAGGGACCAAGTTTGGCTtgccaagtcatttcatgtggcctGCAAGACATTTAAATGCGTATGGTTGAATCACATCCGGTTGTGTATCCATCAAATAAAAGTTCCATTTTGTGTGCTGCGACAGGCAAATGCCTCCAGGTGATTATGTCACCAAGCCCAGTGATGCAGACTCCTTCTACAGCGACATGCCTCCTGGCGTGAGCACAAACTCtggctgcagctc encodes the following:
- the adam22 gene encoding disintegrin and metalloproteinase domain-containing protein 22 isoform X4, producing MMMMMMMVMMPRWWISLLCVCGLMRVGHQSGFNPRNAASWKDLRDESRSVGKEDTVPLRLLYSRHNHSQIGQDELSTRVKGSAASTQVNKVNHVAQASFQVDAFGKKLILDVELNHDLLSSGYTEKHVTEKGKAVVTNGGEHCYYQGKVRDIPHSFVALSTCHGLHGMFFDGNHTYMIEPGGAGSSNGNVHMIYKSGGQEGLHDLLGDLPEPPFPSPPFPGSKVVHKRRKRQIPHASRGVENETKYIELMVINDHLMYKKHRLSVGHTNNYAKSVVNMADMIFREQLNTRIVLVAMETWSADNKFNIDDDPMVTLKEFMKYRKDFIRQHFDSVHLFSGNRFHSRWGGASYMGGVCSLTKGGGVNEYGKTDEMAITLAQSLGQNIGVFTDRRRFLSGECHCEDRWLGCIMDDIGFYLPKRFSVCNVEEYHNFLNAGGGACLFNKPLTLLDPPDCGNGFVELGEECDCGSPAECAREGDNCCKKCTLTQGSKCSDGLCCNNCQMEFAGVVCREAVNDCDIPENCTGISSQCPPNVHKMDGYTCEKDQGRCFNGHCKTKDRQCKYLWGEKATAADKFCYEKLNIEGTEKGNCGKEGDTWIQCNKQDVHCGYLLCSNISPAPRLGVLQGGMTSFSLGWHSASLDCSGAHVLIDGDTDLGYVEDGTACGTDRICLDHKCLPVEQFNYSTCPGTTNQIICSGHGVCSNELQCVCYLGWMGEDCNSTSPLGFLVVGPTASVSGITSTNIIISAIVGSILFLALILAVTAWCYKSYKQKCYVESEVHRRFCRQMPPGDYVTKPSDADSFYSDMPPGVSTNSGCSSKKRSACLSHLQICTDPSFTPSIPSITQKISVFGFRSNGLSHSWSERIPDAKHIADICENGRPRSNSWQGNLSGNRKKLKGKKFRARSNSTE
- the adam22 gene encoding disintegrin and metalloproteinase domain-containing protein 22 isoform X1; its protein translation is MMMMMMMVMMPRWWISLLCVCGLMRVGHQSGFNPRNAASWKDLRDESRSVGKEDTVPLRLLYSRHNHSQIGQDELSTRVKGSAASTQVNKVNHVAQASFQVDAFGKKLILDVELNHDLLSSGYTEKHVTEKGKAVVTNGGEHCYYQGKVRDIPHSFVALSTCHGLHGMFFDGNHTYMIEPGGAGSSNGNVHMIYKSGGQEGLHDLLGDLPEPPFPSPPFPGSKVVHKRRKRQIPHASRGVENETKYIELMVINDHLMYKKHRLSVGHTNNYAKSVVNMADMIFREQLNTRIVLVAMETWSADNKFNIDDDPMVTLKEFMKYRKDFIRQHFDSVHLFSGNRFHSRWGGASYMGGVCSLTKGGGVNEYGKTDEMAITLAQSLGQNIGVFTDRRRFLSGECHCEDRWLGCIMDDIGFYLPKRFSVCNVEEYHNFLNAGGGACLFNKPLTLLDPPDCGNGFVELGEECDCGSPAECAREGDNCCKKCTLTQGSKCSDGLCCNNCQMEFAGVVCREAVNDCDIPENCTGISSQCPPNVHKMDGYTCEKDQGRCFNGHCKTKDRQCKYLWGEKATAADKFCYEKLNIEGTEKGNCGKEGDTWIQCNKQDVHCGYLLCSNISPAPRLGVLQGGMTSFSLGWHSASLDCSGAHVLIDGDTDLGYVEDGTACGTDRICLDHKCLPVEQFNYSTCPGTTNQIICSGHGVCSNELQCVCYLGWMGEDCNSTSPLGFLVVGPTASVSGITSTNIIISAIVGSILFLALILAVTAWCYKSYKQKCYVESEVHRRFCRQMPPGDYVTKPSDADSFYSDMPPGVSTNSGCSSKKRSACLSHLQICTDPSFTPSIPSITQKISVFGFRSNGLSHSWSERIPDAKHIADICENGRPRSNSWQGNLSGNRKKLKGKKFRARSNSTETLSPAKSPTSSTGSIASSRRYPYPMPPLPDDQRKANRQSARLWETSI
- the adam22 gene encoding disintegrin and metalloproteinase domain-containing protein 22 isoform X5, with protein sequence MMMMMMMVMMPRWWISLLCVCGLMRVGHQSGFNPRNAASWKDLRDESRSVGKEDTVPLRLLYSRHNHSQIGQDELSTRVKGSAASTQVNKVNHVAQASFQVDAFGKKLILDVELNHDLLSSGYTEKHVTEKGKAVVTNGGEHCYYQGKVRDIPHSFVALSTCHGLHGMFFDGNHTYMIEPGGAGSSNGNVHMIYKSGGQEGLHDLLGDLPEPPFPSPPFPGSKVVHKRRKRQIPHASRGVENETKYIELMVINDHLMYKKHRLSVGHTNNYAKSVVNMADMIFREQLNTRIVLVAMETWSADNKFNIDDDPMVTLKEFMKYRKDFIRQHFDSVHLFSGNRFHSRWGGASYMGGVCSLTKGGGVNEYGKTDEMAITLAQSLGQNIGVFTDRRRFLSGECHCEDRWLGCIMDDIGFYLPKRFSVCNVEEYHNFLNAGGGACLFNKPLTLLDPPDCGNGFVELGEECDCGSPAECAREGDNCCKKCTLTQGSKCSDGLCCNNCQMEFAGVVCREAVNDCDIPENCTGISSQCPPNVHKMDGYTCEKDQGRCFNGHCKTKDRQCKYLWGEKATAADKFCYEKLNIEGTEKGNCGKEGDTWIQCNKQDVHCGYLLCSNISPAPRLGVLQGGMTSFSLGWHSASLDCSGAHVLIDGDTDLGYVEDGTACGTDRICLDHKCLPVEQFNYSTCPGTTNQIICSGHGVCSNELQCVCYLGWMGEDCNSTSPLGFLVVGPTASVSGKTLVTQLWSPNSVCKHHHTHLITLHNHNTPIIVLFSCWMPLIMKSIFSLSFIVSHPLFADRLMSLTE